One genomic region from Pyrinomonadaceae bacterium encodes:
- a CDS encoding MerR family transcriptional regulator has translation MRQLRVAFERSARRRRHFAVALSMTSVAIPEKLFFKIGEVCELAGVQAHVLRYWETEFPTLAPQKNRAGQRTYRRRDVEMALRIKELLYDEQYTIAGAKKKLANELRTGGPVRDNVAVAKAPVRSLKPPPSLAGRISSAAPQPALEASASPGSDDISNESKAELRRIASELKEILNLLNETDAELRKNTEEE, from the coding sequence ATGCGCCAGCTTCGCGTGGCCTTTGAAAGGTCGGCCCGGCGACGCAGGCACTTTGCGGTCGCACTCTCGATGACTTCCGTCGCCATTCCTGAAAAGTTGTTCTTTAAAATCGGTGAGGTGTGCGAGCTCGCCGGGGTGCAGGCGCACGTGCTGAGGTATTGGGAGACAGAGTTTCCGACGCTGGCGCCGCAGAAAAACCGGGCGGGTCAACGCACTTATCGGCGCCGCGACGTGGAAATGGCGCTGCGGATCAAAGAGTTGCTTTACGACGAGCAGTACACTATCGCAGGAGCGAAAAAGAAATTGGCAAATGAATTACGCACTGGCGGACCCGTGCGCGACAATGTGGCGGTCGCAAAAGCGCCGGTACGCAGCCTAAAACCGCCTCCATCACTGGCCGGGCGGATATCCTCAGCCGCCCCGCAACCGGCGCTCGAAGCCTCAGCGTCACCGGGTTCTGATGACATCAGCAATGAGAGTAAGGCTGAGTTGCGGCGGATTGCGTCCGAACTCAAAGAGATTCTGAACTTGCTCAACGAAACCGACGCGGAACTCCGGAAAAACACCGAAGAAGAGTGA
- a CDS encoding CAP domain-containing protein, whose protein sequence is MKVRVAFIALVATLAVFTAFQRTHSQTNKSSGGSALTDSERELLNEINEARANPHLYATYLEKLKPQFSGKQYTPAGKDPLTTEEGWHAVDEAIRFLKALKPLPPLIASSGLSLAALTHVKDQGGSGGTGHRSANNNLIEERVKPYGRWSGAIGENICYGNDSARERLLTWLIDDGFPSRGHRRRLLGTEFQVAGISCGSHPQYNAMCVLTLAGGFSEFNPGTSPAKATKTPAKTTTTPAKTTATATKTTSAPAKTTPPKSGGTKSKPAKM, encoded by the coding sequence ATGAAAGTTAGAGTTGCGTTCATCGCCCTGGTTGCGACCTTGGCCGTCTTCACGGCTTTTCAAAGAACCCACTCACAAACAAACAAGTCGTCCGGCGGCTCTGCCTTGACGGACTCCGAGCGGGAGCTGCTGAACGAGATCAATGAAGCGCGAGCGAATCCCCATCTCTACGCCACGTACCTTGAAAAACTAAAGCCGCAGTTTAGCGGGAAGCAGTACACACCCGCGGGGAAAGATCCGCTCACGACTGAAGAAGGATGGCACGCGGTTGACGAGGCAATCAGATTCTTGAAAGCTCTCAAGCCTCTGCCACCGCTAATTGCTTCAAGTGGTTTGTCCCTGGCGGCGTTGACTCACGTTAAAGACCAGGGCGGCAGCGGCGGGACCGGACATCGCAGCGCCAACAACAATCTGATCGAAGAACGCGTGAAACCTTATGGCAGATGGTCGGGCGCCATTGGCGAAAACATCTGCTACGGAAATGATTCCGCGCGCGAACGATTGCTGACCTGGTTGATTGACGACGGGTTTCCGAGCCGCGGCCATCGCCGTCGTTTGCTGGGGACCGAATTTCAAGTCGCGGGAATTTCGTGCGGTTCACATCCACAGTACAACGCGATGTGCGTGCTGACGCTTGCCGGCGGCTTCAGTGAATTCAATCCGGGAACGTCTCCTGCGAAGGCTACCAAAACGCCGGCTAAGACGACGACTACTCCGGCGAAGACAACGGCTACTGCGACTAAGACTACTTCTGCTCCGGCCAAGACCACGCCGCCAAAGTCCGGTGGCACAAAATCCAAGCCGGCAAAGATGTAG
- a CDS encoding PBP1A family penicillin-binding protein → MPIRHPPDDHIPRIVRRSGQPPRVVRYEEPRPTFRRRLLRFLTRPYVAIPALALFALGAGILIYYWVVFSARIDNLLAGEVFTRSAGIYAAPKQIRTGQGLSQQDFVAYLRRAGYVERGQQAETARGRYALDGSTIEVQPGTDAMLDHARAFEPLRVQFTRDGKSISGLTVRDSGARLDRAQLEPELISSVTGPDRAKRRVVGFNDLPDHLVKAITVTEDRSFFEHHGVNIRGIIRALVRRYDSDPNSPIARQGGSSITQQIVKNMLLSQETPWRRKVPEAYMSVILETRLSKQEIFALYSNLVYLGQQSGFAIHGFGEASNAYFNKDVTTLTLPEAAFLAGIIRSPNRYNPYHNLETARARRNQVLESMAETGTITPEQAEQAKATELKIAPTKGRIDVSDAPYFADYVQNQLSDLITGQGADHLRIYTTIDMDLQRAAYAAVTKQLAALDKIQAKRFPEGTVQASLVAMNADTGEIVAMVGGRDYSKSQFNRAEALRQPGSVFKPFVYATALNTAYDGVPRVITPATVYKDEPKTFIYDSQQYSPGNMGDKYSMQPVTLRDAMVKSLNVVTVDVAMEVTIGRVMSLAAKAGLPRVPRAYPAMALGTAEATPLQIASAYTGFAANGRRISPTAINRITTGDGTTVAQPTAQKNEVMRPEVAYVMTSFMKDVVNRGTAAPIRARGFKFNVAGKTGTSRDGWFAGYTPHLVCVVWVGFDDGAQLGLTGAASALPIWADFMNTALTIHPEWTGDWSMPSGLQEANIDPATGQLAQADAISSRTELFINGTSPGSETNDAEDMAEDSSDGEGTEDENNRQIEPASLPDPLPEPPKPKPTPKIYDGDSSRLQGTITLDVDPATNLIAVDTCPVIRTKTFMIGQEPRRYCGPEYHKKASASPPATAQRARPPNRD, encoded by the coding sequence ATGCCCATCCGGCATCCACCAGACGATCATATTCCCCGCATCGTACGTCGCAGCGGTCAACCGCCGCGAGTCGTTCGGTACGAAGAGCCACGACCGACATTCCGCCGCCGCCTTCTTAGATTTCTGACGCGCCCGTACGTCGCGATTCCCGCGCTGGCCTTGTTCGCGTTGGGCGCAGGTATCCTGATTTATTACTGGGTAGTTTTTTCCGCGCGCATCGACAACCTGCTGGCCGGTGAAGTGTTCACGCGCTCCGCCGGAATCTACGCGGCGCCCAAGCAGATTCGAACCGGCCAGGGATTGTCGCAACAGGATTTCGTCGCCTACCTGCGGCGCGCCGGTTATGTTGAGCGCGGGCAACAGGCCGAAACGGCACGCGGCCGTTATGCGCTTGATGGTTCAACCATTGAAGTTCAACCCGGCACCGACGCCATGCTGGATCACGCGCGCGCGTTCGAACCGCTGCGCGTTCAATTCACGCGCGACGGCAAATCCATCAGCGGCCTGACGGTTCGCGACAGCGGCGCCCGGTTGGATCGGGCGCAGCTCGAACCGGAACTCATCAGTTCGGTGACCGGCCCCGACCGGGCAAAGCGCCGTGTCGTCGGTTTCAACGACTTGCCCGACCATCTGGTCAAAGCGATCACAGTCACTGAAGACCGTTCCTTCTTTGAACATCACGGGGTGAACATTCGCGGAATCATTCGCGCGCTGGTGCGGCGTTACGACAGTGATCCCAACTCTCCGATAGCGCGACAGGGCGGTTCCAGCATCACGCAACAGATCGTCAAGAACATGCTGTTGTCGCAAGAGACACCTTGGCGGCGCAAAGTGCCGGAAGCGTACATGTCCGTCATCCTGGAAACGCGTCTTTCAAAGCAGGAAATTTTCGCGCTGTACAGCAACCTGGTTTACCTCGGACAGCAATCAGGCTTTGCGATTCATGGATTTGGTGAAGCGTCGAACGCGTACTTCAACAAAGACGTCACGACGCTGACGCTGCCCGAAGCCGCTTTTCTCGCCGGTATTATCCGCAGTCCAAACCGTTACAACCCTTATCACAATCTGGAAACAGCGCGCGCGCGCCGCAACCAGGTGCTCGAGTCGATGGCCGAAACCGGAACAATTACTCCGGAACAAGCCGAGCAAGCGAAAGCGACTGAACTGAAGATTGCCCCGACGAAGGGGCGCATCGACGTTTCTGACGCGCCGTATTTTGCCGATTACGTGCAAAACCAACTCAGCGATTTGATCACGGGCCAGGGCGCCGATCACCTGCGCATCTACACGACCATCGACATGGATTTGCAGCGCGCGGCTTATGCAGCAGTCACAAAACAGTTGGCGGCGCTCGACAAGATTCAGGCGAAGCGATTTCCAGAAGGGACCGTGCAGGCCTCGCTGGTGGCGATGAATGCGGACACCGGTGAGATTGTCGCCATGGTGGGCGGGCGTGACTACTCGAAAAGCCAATTCAATCGGGCTGAGGCTTTGCGCCAACCTGGATCGGTTTTCAAGCCATTCGTCTATGCGACCGCGCTGAACACGGCCTACGACGGCGTGCCTCGCGTGATCACGCCAGCCACGGTTTACAAAGACGAACCGAAGACTTTTATTTACGACAGTCAGCAATACTCGCCCGGCAACATGGGTGACAAGTATTCGATGCAGCCCGTCACGTTGCGCGACGCGATGGTGAAAAGCTTGAACGTGGTAACGGTCGATGTGGCGATGGAAGTCACGATTGGCCGCGTCATGAGTCTCGCCGCGAAAGCGGGTTTGCCACGCGTGCCGCGCGCTTATCCGGCCATGGCCCTGGGCACTGCTGAAGCCACGCCGCTGCAAATCGCTTCGGCCTACACCGGATTCGCGGCAAACGGGAGGCGCATTTCGCCGACCGCGATTAATCGCATAACAACGGGTGACGGCACCACTGTGGCGCAGCCTACGGCGCAAAAGAATGAAGTAATGAGGCCTGAAGTTGCTTACGTGATGACATCTTTCATGAAAGATGTCGTGAACCGCGGCACGGCCGCGCCCATTCGCGCGCGCGGTTTCAAATTCAACGTGGCGGGAAAAACCGGCACGTCACGCGACGGTTGGTTTGCCGGCTACACGCCGCACTTGGTCTGCGTCGTTTGGGTCGGCTTCGACGATGGCGCGCAGTTGGGACTGACGGGCGCTGCTTCGGCGCTGCCTATCTGGGCTGACTTCATGAACACGGCGTTAACAATTCATCCGGAATGGACGGGCGACTGGTCGATGCCTTCCGGGCTCCAGGAAGCCAACATCGATCCGGCTACCGGCCAGTTGGCGCAAGCGGACGCAATCAGTAGTCGCACCGAACTGTTCATCAACGGGACTTCGCCTGGTTCGGAAACGAATGACGCCGAAGACATGGCTGAGGATTCTTCGGACGGTGAGGGAACGGAGGATGAAAACAATCGGCAGATTGAGCCGGCGAGTTTGCCTGACCCGCTGCCGGAACCGCCGAAGCCAAAACCGACACCGAAGATTTACGACGGCGATTCAAGCCGGCTGCAGGGCACGATCACGCTCGATGTTGATCCGGCGACTAATTTGATAGCGGTCGACACCTGTCCGGTGATCCGCACCAAGACTTTCATGATTGGACAGGAACCGAGGAGATACTGCGGGCCGGAGTATCACAAGAAGGCTTCGGCATCGCCGCCCGCTACTGCACAACGAGCGCGGCCACCGAATCGAGATTGA
- a CDS encoding iron-sulfur cluster assembly scaffold protein has translation MAYSDSFRDHIANPRNAGELNDASAIAEETNPVCGDRMRLSLRVNADRIEAARFLAYGCPPTLACSSALAEMLEGMSLEEARALTKDHVVKAVGGLPSRKHHAAALAIETLQSALNHYNSRQ, from the coding sequence ATGGCCTATTCAGATTCCTTCCGCGATCACATCGCCAATCCGCGAAACGCAGGCGAACTGAACGACGCAAGTGCGATCGCCGAAGAAACCAACCCCGTCTGCGGCGACCGGATGCGTCTAAGCCTGCGCGTCAACGCTGATCGTATTGAGGCTGCGCGTTTTCTTGCCTACGGGTGCCCACCAACTCTGGCTTGTAGTTCGGCTTTAGCGGAGATGCTTGAAGGAATGTCGCTGGAAGAGGCGCGCGCGTTGACGAAGGATCACGTTGTGAAAGCTGTCGGCGGTTTACCTTCCCGAAAGCATCACGCCGCCGCCCTCGCGATTGAGACACTGCAATCAGCACTGAACCATTACAACAGTCGACAGTAA
- a CDS encoding cysteine desulfurase family protein, producing MRRVYLDHSATTPVDPRVLAAMMPYLTENYGNASSVHLFGQQARAAVDKSRRQIASLIGARPNEIVFTSGGTEANNLAIRGNCEAAEPHGRHIITSAIEHPSARGPIDQLEKQGWEVTRLPVYDNGIVRVEDVRDAIRANTTLLSVMLANNEIGTIQPVVEIGALVRELRDGQRHLWFHTDAVQAAGRIPIDVDALGCDLLTLSAHKMYAPKGAGALFVRRGVRLLAQNVGGHQERERRAGTEPVANIVGFGVAAELAKQEIFDRTEHTRRLRDRFESGVSERIEDIIFNGNREQRLSHVSNISFRFIEGEGLLIHLDLQGVAVSTGSACSSGTLEPSPVIRALGRDEELARGAIRFSFGKDNTEEDVDRVLDVLPRAVQSLRALSPLARPSKSVSYSHPVSTG from the coding sequence ATGCGAAGAGTCTATCTCGATCACAGCGCCACGACTCCCGTCGATCCGCGTGTCCTCGCGGCGATGATGCCGTACCTGACCGAGAACTACGGGAACGCCTCGAGCGTGCACCTGTTCGGCCAACAAGCACGCGCGGCCGTGGACAAATCGCGTCGCCAAATCGCTTCGTTGATCGGAGCCAGGCCCAACGAAATCGTCTTCACTTCGGGAGGCACTGAGGCTAACAACCTGGCCATCCGTGGAAATTGCGAAGCGGCCGAACCGCACGGCCGGCACATCATCACTTCGGCCATCGAACATCCTTCCGCACGAGGACCAATCGATCAGTTAGAAAAACAAGGGTGGGAAGTTACGCGGCTGCCGGTCTATGACAACGGCATTGTGCGCGTCGAAGACGTGCGCGATGCGATTCGCGCCAACACAACTCTCCTCAGTGTCATGCTCGCGAACAATGAGATCGGCACGATTCAACCGGTCGTAGAAATCGGAGCGCTGGTCCGCGAACTACGAGACGGTCAGCGACATCTTTGGTTTCACACCGACGCCGTCCAGGCCGCCGGTCGAATTCCAATCGATGTCGATGCACTCGGCTGCGATTTGTTGACGCTCTCAGCACACAAGATGTACGCCCCGAAAGGCGCGGGCGCATTATTCGTGCGGCGCGGCGTGCGCCTGTTGGCCCAAAACGTCGGGGGTCATCAGGAGCGTGAGCGACGCGCAGGCACCGAACCAGTCGCGAACATCGTGGGCTTTGGCGTGGCGGCAGAGTTGGCGAAGCAGGAGATCTTCGATCGCACTGAGCACACGCGGCGGCTGCGTGATCGATTTGAAAGCGGCGTTTCCGAGCGCATCGAAGACATCATCTTCAACGGCAACCGAGAACAGCGCCTGTCGCACGTTTCAAACATTTCATTCCGCTTCATCGAAGGCGAGGGCTTATTGATTCATCTGGATCTTCAGGGGGTCGCGGTCTCGACCGGATCGGCTTGTTCATCAGGCACGCTTGAGCCGTCACCGGTGATTCGCGCGCTCGGACGCGATGAGGAGCTTGCGCGCGGCGCAATCCGGTTCAGCTTCGGCAAAGACAACACGGAAGAAGATGTCGATCGAGTTCTCGATGTTTTGCCGCGCGCTGTTCAGAGTTTGCGTGCGCTTTCACCCTTGGCGCGTCCTTCCAAATCTGTCTCATATTCTCACCCGGTTTCAACCGGGTGA
- a CDS encoding SAM-dependent chlorinase/fluorinase, giving the protein MPIITLLTDFGIQDYFVAAMKGVILSINPHATIVDLTHEIPPQDIKAAAFTLFACYKDFPAGTIHLAVVDPGVGSTRRPILVESGHQFFIGPNNGLFSWIIDREREFTAWQIANEQLFKKPVSSTFHGRDVFAPVAAALSTGVSPESCGAPLFDLVALERLAPRQTQNGFEGSVIHIDRFGNCITNFTSEHIDEERIAAGAKLIVNDKEVSSMRKFFADQSGPKNEMFMLVGSAGFVEIAAQNASAAAILPAKRGDSVLLLHDDHA; this is encoded by the coding sequence ATGCCGATCATCACTCTACTTACAGATTTCGGGATACAGGACTATTTCGTCGCTGCGATGAAGGGCGTGATTCTCTCGATCAATCCGCACGCGACAATCGTCGATCTGACGCACGAAATTCCTCCACAGGATATTAAGGCCGCGGCCTTCACCCTCTTTGCCTGCTACAAAGACTTTCCGGCCGGCACGATTCATCTTGCGGTGGTCGATCCCGGCGTCGGTTCAACTCGACGACCGATCCTTGTGGAAAGCGGGCATCAATTCTTCATCGGTCCCAATAACGGCTTGTTCAGTTGGATTATTGACCGGGAGCGGGAGTTCACGGCCTGGCAGATCGCGAACGAGCAGCTCTTCAAAAAACCGGTCAGTTCAACATTCCATGGGCGCGACGTATTTGCTCCGGTGGCCGCCGCGCTTTCAACCGGCGTTTCTCCCGAAAGTTGTGGGGCGCCCCTTTTCGATCTCGTAGCGCTTGAGCGGCTTGCGCCGCGACAGACTCAGAACGGCTTCGAAGGCTCAGTCATTCACATAGATCGCTTTGGCAACTGCATCACAAACTTCACGTCGGAACACATCGACGAAGAGCGAATTGCCGCCGGCGCGAAATTGATCGTCAACGATAAAGAAGTCAGTTCCATGCGGAAGTTCTTTGCCGATCAAAGCGGTCCGAAGAATGAAATGTTTATGCTCGTAGGCAGCGCCGGCTTTGTCGAAATCGCCGCGCAAAATGCTTCAGCGGCGGCGATTTTGCCGGCCAAGCGGGGCGACTCAGTCTTGCTTCTGCATGACGACCATGCGTAG
- a CDS encoding citrate synthase — protein MDKAKQGGAASAVATGLRGVVAAASSIGDVNGEKGELIYQGVNIHDLATKSTFEEVVFLLWNGRLPKRDELDELKQNLAASYALPWQVSELIKGMTERVPRSADPMDRLRTVVSALGMLDEEAKDLSRENSIKVATRLTARFATIVAAIDRTRNGLEPIEPKADLSIATNFLYMLKGEMPDEFDAHAMDVALILQADHELNASTFTARVVAGTLADMYSAVTAALGALSGPLHGGANTAIMKILLEIDDVNKVEDYVKDALAKKKKIMGFGHAVYKTEDPRATHLRRFSKEMGERKGDSKWYDITAKLEEIMKREKGLLPNVDAYSASTYYMMGIPLDLYTPIFAISRISGWTAHILEQYADNKLIRPRAEYVGPRNVPYVPIDER, from the coding sequence ATGGACAAAGCGAAGCAAGGCGGCGCAGCCAGCGCAGTAGCCACCGGACTGCGAGGCGTAGTCGCGGCTGCCTCATCAATCGGCGACGTCAACGGAGAAAAAGGCGAGCTGATTTATCAGGGCGTGAACATTCACGACCTGGCCACGAAATCTACATTCGAAGAAGTCGTATTCCTGCTTTGGAATGGCCGCTTGCCCAAGCGCGACGAGTTGGACGAACTGAAGCAGAACCTCGCAGCGTCTTACGCGCTTCCCTGGCAGGTGTCCGAACTCATCAAAGGCATGACTGAGCGAGTTCCGCGTAGCGCCGATCCGATGGATCGTTTGCGTACTGTGGTTTCGGCGCTCGGGATGTTGGATGAGGAAGCAAAGGATCTTTCGCGTGAAAACAGCATCAAAGTTGCCACCCGCCTGACGGCCCGGTTTGCCACGATCGTCGCCGCGATTGACCGCACTCGAAATGGCCTCGAGCCGATTGAGCCAAAGGCCGATCTTAGTATCGCAACGAACTTTCTTTACATGCTCAAGGGCGAGATGCCTGACGAGTTCGACGCTCACGCCATGGACGTCGCGCTGATTCTGCAAGCTGATCACGAACTCAACGCTTCGACGTTTACCGCGCGTGTCGTCGCCGGCACGCTCGCCGACATGTACAGCGCAGTCACCGCTGCTTTGGGCGCTCTGTCGGGACCGCTGCACGGTGGCGCAAACACCGCAATCATGAAGATCCTTCTGGAAATCGACGACGTGAATAAAGTCGAAGACTACGTCAAAGACGCGCTGGCGAAGAAAAAGAAAATCATGGGATTCGGGCACGCAGTTTACAAGACGGAAGATCCCCGCGCGACTCACCTGCGCCGCTTCTCGAAAGAGATGGGCGAGCGCAAGGGCGACTCCAAGTGGTACGACATCACCGCGAAGCTGGAAGAAATAATGAAGCGCGAGAAGGGTCTGCTGCCGAATGTGGATGCCTATTCAGCTTCGACTTACTACATGATGGGAATTCCGCTGGATCTCTACACGCCGATCTTTGCCATCAGCCGCATCAGTGGTTGGACGGCGCACATTTTGGAACAGTACGCCGACAACAAACTCATACGGCCGCGCGCAGAATACGTCGGGCCACGCAACGTGCCCTATGTGCCGATTGACGAGCGGTAA
- a CDS encoding NYN domain-containing protein, with protein sequence MNHFDSSNNVSLQFGHRGKVAIFIDGNNLFHAARFHNIDIDYNKLLRVLLGDGRLFRAFFYTGVDAGAERQQGFLLWMRRNGFRVVQKELKTFYDGSRKANLDVEIAVDMLSLAGRYDTAVLVSGDEDFVYAVNAVAYKGCRVEIAGFRSNSAPKLIDVADCFIDLGEIADRVRKEFVHPNKYEDREIHYSQQPPPPAPFNEPVATVPSCADANRTEQPVHPAIGSIIQSNGGEGADGFSGAVEFVRVTDEQ encoded by the coding sequence GTGAACCACTTTGACTCGTCGAACAATGTCTCTTTGCAGTTCGGCCATCGCGGAAAAGTGGCGATTTTTATTGATGGAAACAATCTGTTTCACGCAGCGCGATTTCACAATATCGATATCGACTACAACAAGTTGCTGCGTGTGCTGCTGGGCGATGGCCGTTTATTTAGAGCTTTCTTTTACACCGGTGTGGATGCGGGAGCTGAACGTCAGCAAGGCTTTCTGCTCTGGATGCGACGCAATGGTTTTCGCGTCGTGCAGAAGGAGCTGAAAACTTTCTATGACGGATCGCGCAAAGCGAACCTCGATGTCGAGATCGCCGTCGACATGCTTTCTCTTGCGGGGCGTTACGACACTGCCGTGCTGGTCTCCGGAGATGAAGACTTTGTCTACGCGGTTAACGCGGTGGCCTACAAAGGTTGCCGGGTTGAGATTGCCGGCTTTAGATCGAATTCAGCGCCGAAGCTGATCGACGTCGCGGACTGCTTCATCGATCTGGGTGAGATCGCTGACCGAGTTCGCAAGGAATTCGTCCACCCGAACAAATACGAAGACCGCGAGATTCACTATTCGCAACAGCCACCGCCGCCCGCACCATTCAATGAACCGGTGGCGACTGTGCCATCGTGCGCGGACGCAAACAGAACGGAGCAACCCGTTCATCCGGCGATTGGATCGATCATCCAATCAAACGGAGGGGAAGGCGCGGATGGATTTTCAGGTGCGGTGGAATTCGTGCGCGTGACTGACGAGCAGTAG
- the rlmB gene encoding 23S rRNA (guanosine(2251)-2'-O)-methyltransferase RlmB, with protein sequence MPSNRKNQPSSHDRTTEIFGVNPVIEALRARRRQLQEITIASGAKDGRLRELIELARAQGVPVHQAPRVTLDKRAGNGTHQGVVARVAAAHYIDADDLIETIAERVGMNPEPLALVLDGIEDPHNLGAILRTAECARVDGVFVPERRAVGLTETVAKASAGALEHVQVARATNLSRLIDKLKERNVWVVGTAAEAQSDYTQWDWTRASAIVMGGEGSGLHRLVREHCDAVVRIPVLGQIESLNVSVATGVILYEALRQRSANTGKT encoded by the coding sequence ATGCCCAGCAATCGTAAAAACCAGCCTTCATCTCACGATCGGACGACTGAGATCTTCGGCGTCAATCCGGTCATCGAGGCGTTGCGCGCGCGCAGGCGGCAGCTCCAGGAGATCACCATTGCGTCAGGAGCCAAAGACGGTCGTCTGCGCGAGTTAATTGAGTTGGCTCGTGCACAAGGTGTGCCGGTACATCAGGCGCCGCGGGTGACGCTCGACAAACGCGCAGGCAACGGAACTCATCAGGGTGTGGTGGCGCGCGTTGCCGCCGCGCATTACATCGACGCGGATGACTTGATTGAAACTATCGCTGAGCGTGTGGGCATGAATCCTGAACCACTCGCCCTGGTTCTGGACGGCATCGAAGACCCGCATAATCTGGGCGCCATCTTGCGCACGGCTGAATGCGCACGGGTGGACGGCGTTTTCGTCCCGGAGCGTCGCGCCGTCGGGCTTACCGAAACGGTCGCCAAAGCCAGCGCGGGCGCTCTTGAGCACGTACAAGTCGCGCGCGCAACTAACCTCTCGCGTTTGATCGACAAACTCAAGGAGCGTAACGTGTGGGTCGTGGGCACGGCCGCCGAGGCCCAGTCGGATTACACTCAATGGGACTGGACGCGCGCCTCGGCGATCGTAATGGGCGGCGAAGGTTCAGGTTTACATCGACTGGTGCGCGAGCACTGCGATGCCGTCGTCAGAATTCCCGTCCTGGGCCAGATTGAATCACTGAACGTTTCGGTCGCGACGGGCGTAATCCTTTACGAGGCGTTGCGGCAACGCTCGGCCAATACAGGGAAAACCTGA